GTCTGGTATATATTCCTTAACCAGACACACGTCCTCGGTTGCGTCAATCGCCTCCATATGCAATACGCAGGATTTTCCGTCTGCGACAACTTTAAAGAAATAACTCATCTTTTTCTCGTTGTGTATGGTGTTTTCCATCGAAAGCTTGAATTGTTTTCCTTTCCTTTTAAATTCGATAGCAGTATTGGTACGTACAATATCTTCGCAGGGGTCGCAATACTCGTACAGTTCATCATCCGTCAAATGGTTCTCGTTGTACTTACCGAACATCAAATACCAATCGGGACCCCAATCATAATCCCCTTGATGGGGATGCTGGGTTCCATCTTGTTCAGCTACAATATCCTGCATCATTACAACAAAGGCGTCCGTGCTTGTGACGGGAGCATCTTCTTTGATGGAATACTCCCATACCGCTGTGAGGCCTGAAACAATCAAGTATTCCGGAGTGAAAATTTCGCTTTCGTCTTCTAGTAGAATCCATCTGCCGCCCAAGGCACTACCATCATTTGTTTCGCGTAAATATGTTTTCACAAGGTAAGATGAATTGGAGAAAAACAGAGTGTCCCCCGAAAGTCTATAACTGTAATATTCGTGATAATGATCCATTTCGGGATCCCAGACCAGCACTCCGTTTTGGGCATAGCACATGCCGTTAAAGTGATAATTCAAGACGGAATGAAGAGTGTCAAATACATAGTATTTCAATACATCCTTCGTAATCAAGGAGCTTTCTTGCGCTGTTACATTTTTCCCAAAATGGTTGTCTAACTTGTCTTCTGAACTATCAGCGGAAATCGTAGGAGTAGAACAACTACACAAAAAAACGTACAATAGTGCACCGAGCGTTTGGATGAAAATGGAAATTTTTTTGTGGCGGATTTTCATAAGACTTAGGAGGGAATATATTATTTGCAATGGTTGTGTCAAGTCGGGCGAAAGTTTGTAAAGCTTAATTGTTGCTTTCTCGCTCCAATTCCGCTTTCAAGGACTTGAGGAACTGCGCTGCGGGCTTGCTGAACACGGGATTCCTTTTCCATATGACCACGAGACCACTAGTGCGCAATGGCGTGAATGGCACGAAAGCGAGTTTGCTCTTGCCGCCCGTGTTTACGAGGCCTTCCAGCGAGAAAGCCGCACCGAGTCCCTGTTCCACAAACACAGACGCATTATAAATCAGGTTGTAGGTCGCAATGATGTTGAGCGAATTGAGCTCGCGCCCGAGCTGCCCCGAGAATTCCCGCATCTTCATTGTTTGCCTGGAGGCGAGCAGCGGGATGTGCTCCAGGTCGCGGACCGTCACAAAACCCTTCTTCGCGAGCGGGCTATCCTTGCGCACTAGCAGCCCCCATGTGTCCCTTGCGGGGAGTTCCACGAACTCGTATTTCGACTTGTCGACAGGCTCCACCAAAAGCCCGAAGTTCAATAGCCCCTGGTCCAGCTTTTCGGTCACGTCCTGCGCATTGCCGCTGGTGATGTGCATACAAATTTTCGGATGTTCCTTTTGCATGCGCTTGCACGCCGCCGCGATAATGCTGAATGCCTTTGTCTCG
This window of the uncultured Fibrobacter sp. genome carries:
- a CDS encoding LysR family transcriptional regulator → MELRTLKYFLAVAEQESFSQAANNVLFVTQPTLSRQMQELEEEIGAQLFVRSNKKTTLTEEGLRFKKRAQEIMELVKHTQKEFAESSKEEVVGDVYIGGGETKAFSIIAAACKRMQKEHPKICMHITSGNAQDVTEKLDQGLLNFGLLVEPVDKSKYEFVELPARDTWGLLVRKDSPLAKKGFVTVRDLEHIPLLASRQTMKMREFSGQLGRELNSLNIIATYNLIYNASVFVEQGLGAAFSLEGLVNTGGKSKLAFVPFTPLRTSGLVVIWKRNPVFSKPAAQFLKSLKAELERESNN